One genomic segment of Thermovibrio guaymasensis includes these proteins:
- the trxB gene encoding thioredoxin-disulfide reductase: MEVWDTLIVGAGPAGLAAGIYAGRSQLKTLILDRMPGGQLLITEEIENYPGFHGGITGFELSEKFRQHAEKFGAKIENGHTVTEVTLDGEIFVVKTDYGEFKGRTLIWAAGSNPRKLGVPGEAEFVGRGVSYCAVCDGAFFKDRVVAVVGGGDSALEEALYLTKFAKKVYLIHRRDKFRAVKIIQDRVKRNEKIEPVLNKVVVSINGKDFVESLTLEDTRTGEKMELPVDGVFIFIGNEPNVSPIIHFVDTDPSGFILTDEEMRTKTPGLFAAGDVRSKPLKQVITAASDGAVAAMSATRYLEEKE; this comes from the coding sequence ATGGAGGTTTGGGATACTCTGATAGTTGGGGCTGGGCCTGCTGGCCTTGCCGCCGGCATTTACGCCGGTCGTTCCCAGCTTAAGACTCTAATACTTGATAGAATGCCAGGAGGCCAGCTTTTAATAACAGAGGAGATTGAGAACTACCCCGGCTTTCACGGGGGGATAACGGGTTTTGAACTTTCTGAGAAGTTCCGCCAGCACGCAGAGAAGTTTGGAGCAAAGATTGAAAACGGCCATACTGTAACTGAAGTCACTTTGGATGGTGAAATATTCGTTGTTAAAACGGACTACGGTGAGTTTAAGGGACGGACCCTCATATGGGCGGCAGGTTCTAACCCTAGGAAGTTGGGGGTTCCTGGAGAGGCTGAGTTTGTAGGTAGGGGAGTGTCCTACTGTGCCGTTTGTGACGGTGCCTTCTTTAAAGACAGGGTTGTTGCAGTAGTAGGTGGAGGAGACTCAGCACTAGAAGAGGCCCTTTACCTGACGAAGTTTGCTAAGAAAGTCTACTTAATACACAGGCGTGATAAGTTTAGAGCGGTTAAGATTATCCAGGATAGGGTAAAGAGGAACGAGAAAATAGAACCTGTCTTGAATAAGGTTGTAGTTTCAATAAACGGAAAGGACTTCGTTGAGAGCCTTACCCTTGAGGACACCAGAACTGGCGAAAAGATGGAACTCCCCGTTGACGGTGTCTTTATCTTTATAGGAAACGAGCCAAACGTTTCTCCTATTATTCATTTTGTAGATACGGACCCTTCAGGTTTCATACTGACAGATGAGGAGATGAGGACTAAGACTCCAGGCCTCTTTGCTGCAGGTGACGTTAGGAGCAAACCCTTAAAGCAAGTTATTACTGCTGCTTCAGATGGAGCAGTTGCAGCAATGAGTGCAACTAGATACCTTGAAGAAAAGGAGTAA
- a CDS encoding TlpA family protein disulfide reductase, with amino-acid sequence MKRLLTVLLLSSLISFSGCQKEVQNSKQKTQEVSTTSQAQKDSAYDFTFTDVNGKTHKLSDYRGKVVIVQFFGTYCPPCRAEMPVLQELYNKYKDKLVVIGLSVDYIGESPEKLKPFVERMGITYPVGPASEKAWEEYAGRITGLDSIPQTYIIDKEGRVRYYEVGFAPSYGKLFEKVVIELASEK; translated from the coding sequence ATGAAGAGGCTTCTAACCGTCTTACTTCTCTCTTCTTTGATTTCCTTCAGCGGTTGTCAGAAGGAAGTTCAAAACTCTAAGCAAAAGACTCAGGAAGTTTCTACAACTTCACAGGCTCAAAAGGATTCTGCTTACGATTTTACCTTTACCGACGTTAACGGGAAGACTCACAAACTTTCAGATTATAGAGGGAAGGTTGTAATAGTTCAGTTCTTTGGAACTTACTGTCCGCCCTGTAGGGCTGAAATGCCTGTTTTACAAGAGCTCTATAACAAGTACAAGGATAAACTTGTTGTTATTGGACTTTCTGTTGACTACATTGGTGAGAGTCCGGAGAAGTTAAAGCCGTTTGTGGAGAGAATGGGTATTACCTATCCTGTAGGTCCGGCTTCTGAAAAGGCGTGGGAAGAGTACGCCGGCAGGATTACAGGCCTTGATTCAATTCCTCAAACTTACATAATAGATAAGGAAGGAAGGGTTCGTTACTACGAGGTCGGTTTTGCTCCGTCATACGGAAAACTCTTTGAGAAAGTAGTGATAGAGCTTGCAAGCGAGAAATGA
- the yihA gene encoding ribosome biogenesis GTP-binding protein YihA/YsxC — protein MKIKNVKLYKAVYRPEDIPQTPYNEVAFVGRSNVGKSSLLNTLANNFKLARVSSQPGKTRSINFYLIDGKFFLVDLPGYGFAKVPLSEQKRWRDLIESYLKGRDRLKGIFLLVDSKVGPTEKDLQMKEWLDFYGIPYVVVATKVDKLKQKERRKLEERIREGFKNNSIKIIPFSSKTREGRDRLLKELSHFLES, from the coding sequence ATGAAGATAAAGAACGTAAAACTCTACAAAGCCGTTTACAGACCTGAGGATATTCCTCAGACTCCCTACAACGAAGTAGCCTTTGTAGGTCGTTCAAACGTAGGGAAGTCTTCCCTTCTTAATACTCTTGCTAACAACTTTAAGCTTGCAAGGGTAAGCTCTCAGCCGGGTAAAACCCGTTCAATAAACTTCTACCTCATTGACGGTAAGTTCTTTCTAGTTGACCTTCCAGGTTACGGTTTTGCAAAGGTTCCCCTTTCTGAGCAGAAGAGGTGGAGGGATTTAATAGAGAGCTACCTTAAGGGGAGGGACAGGCTAAAGGGGATATTCTTACTTGTTGATTCAAAGGTGGGCCCTACAGAAAAAGACCTTCAAATGAAAGAGTGGCTTGATTTCTACGGAATTCCCTACGTAGTGGTTGCAACTAAGGTTGATAAGCTTAAGCAGAAGGAGAGGAGAAAACTTGAGGAAAGAATAAGGGAAGGCTTTAAGAATAATTCTATCAAGATCATCCCCTTTTCTTCTAAAACGAGGGAAGGAAGGGATAGGCTCTTAAAGGAGCTTTCACACTTTCTAGAGAGTTAA
- a CDS encoding DNA repair protein RecN: MLEELRLFNFGSITGELLFSPGFNVIIGETGTGKSLLLSSINFLKGDRSSISGEGTFVEALFRVGDEEVSVRREIKSSRSRFFLNGMRVPQKRVEEVVSPLILFQSQRLSAEFLKPSYQLSLIDEVSGNREILARYRELYQRYVSSLRELEALRDELSAREREIDVLKFQISEIEEANIGEGEEEELLELKKLVSRAQELEELRRKSLYLLYEGESSALSLISEVLREFEKVSLFPEIREKLEELYYSLEGLVSEIDSKIEPPQTEMSLSEIEERLYQIERIKRKYGPTLSDVSSFLSRAKERLEFLERGDEKLEEKEREVEGLKKELLEVAREISRRRREGAEKLKELLEEEFKDLGLLEARFEVEFISLEEPSPSGLERVRFLFSGNPKLPLSPLSQSISGGELSRFLLSVLKILSPENIVMVFDEVDSGISGKILRKVAEKLREISRRVQVIAVSHWPQVVAAADRVFKLEKGAQGEVKVRLLQGEDLLRELSIMISGQVSAGGLKAAKDLLMSWEERWHTERENTKL; encoded by the coding sequence ATGTTGGAGGAGCTTAGGCTCTTTAATTTCGGTTCAATTACGGGGGAGCTCCTATTTTCCCCCGGTTTCAACGTAATAATCGGAGAGACCGGGACGGGAAAGTCCTTACTCCTTTCATCTATCAATTTCCTGAAAGGAGATAGGAGCTCAATATCAGGTGAAGGAACTTTTGTTGAGGCCCTCTTTAGGGTTGGGGATGAAGAAGTTTCTGTGAGGAGAGAGATTAAGTCTTCCCGCTCCCGCTTTTTTTTAAACGGAATGAGGGTTCCTCAAAAGAGAGTTGAAGAGGTTGTATCTCCTTTAATTCTCTTTCAGTCCCAAAGGCTTTCAGCAGAGTTCCTTAAACCTTCCTATCAGCTTTCCCTTATTGATGAAGTTTCTGGAAATAGGGAAATCTTAGCAAGGTATAGGGAACTCTATCAAAGGTACGTTTCCTCTTTAAGAGAGCTTGAGGCTTTAAGGGATGAACTCTCGGCAAGGGAGAGGGAAATTGACGTTCTTAAGTTTCAGATTTCAGAGATTGAGGAGGCAAACATTGGGGAAGGGGAGGAAGAGGAGCTCCTTGAGCTAAAGAAGTTGGTATCAAGAGCTCAGGAGCTAGAGGAGCTGAGAAGGAAGAGTCTCTATCTCCTTTACGAAGGGGAGTCTTCCGCTCTCTCTCTGATTTCTGAAGTTTTAAGGGAGTTTGAAAAGGTCTCTCTGTTTCCGGAGATAAGGGAGAAGTTAGAGGAGCTCTACTACAGCCTGGAGGGTCTAGTTTCTGAAATAGATAGTAAAATTGAACCTCCCCAGACGGAGATGAGCCTCTCAGAGATTGAGGAGAGGCTTTACCAGATAGAGAGGATAAAGAGGAAGTACGGTCCTACCCTTTCAGATGTTAGTTCTTTTCTCAGTAGGGCAAAGGAGAGGTTGGAGTTCCTTGAGAGGGGAGATGAGAAGTTAGAGGAGAAGGAGAGAGAAGTTGAGGGTTTAAAGAAGGAGCTCTTGGAAGTGGCTAGGGAAATCTCTAGGAGGAGGAGGGAGGGGGCTGAGAAGCTGAAAGAGCTCTTGGAGGAAGAGTTCAAGGACTTAGGCCTTTTGGAAGCCAGGTTTGAAGTTGAGTTTATCTCCCTTGAAGAACCTTCTCCTTCCGGTCTTGAGAGGGTAAGGTTCCTCTTTTCCGGAAACCCTAAACTTCCTCTTTCTCCTCTATCTCAGTCAATTTCAGGTGGGGAGCTCTCAAGGTTCCTTCTATCTGTTCTAAAGATTCTATCCCCTGAAAATATAGTTATGGTCTTTGATGAGGTAGATAGCGGTATATCGGGTAAAATCCTTAGGAAAGTAGCTGAAAAGTTAAGAGAGATAAGCAGGAGAGTTCAGGTGATAGCTGTTAGTCACTGGCCCCAGGTAGTTGCTGCGGCTGATAGGGTTTTTAAATTAGAAAAGGGAGCTCAGGGAGAAGTTAAGGTTAGACTCCTTCAAGGGGAGGACCTCTTAAGGGAATTATCTATAATGATTTCTGGTCAAGTTAGCGCTGGTGGCCTTAAGGCTGCTAAAGACTTACTAATGAGTTGGGAGGAGAGATGGCACACGGAACGGGAGAACACCAAACTGTAG
- a CDS encoding SLC13 family permease produces the protein MAHGTGEHQTVGGLLAAFNVHLSKAQLAELSVLLFVFTYAMILLEKFFHRTIAALIGASLVLVIGVITPEKAWEAIDQNTIFLLFGMMNIVTVMGKSGFFHLVAAKAVKLTKGSPARVLWIFSLLTALFSAFLDNVTTVLFMAPVMINIAEKLKLNPIPYLIAIVLASNTGGTATLIGDPPNIIIGSIAGKTFNDFLIEVAPYATLAFLIGLVVMHFMMAKGGFLKSKATSEELQEILSGKVDESLLDRRLMKKSVTVFLITIVLFIVGHNLGLEPGVIALFMATILALISGLSPAWILEKVEWTTLIFFMGLFMVVGALEVNGVFEEAAQWLIKEIGTDIHRGILIVGFTSALISGFVDNIPFTMSMAYVLKGMEAQMGSVMDPLWWSLSLGACLGGNLTIIGASANIVTADIAERNGYKIDFFRFMKYGTPVAVITVVVAILLFYVEHAVFGGI, from the coding sequence ATGGCACACGGAACGGGAGAACACCAAACTGTAGGGGGACTCTTAGCTGCTTTTAACGTTCACCTGTCAAAGGCTCAGCTTGCTGAGCTCAGCGTTTTACTCTTCGTTTTTACCTACGCGATGATACTTCTGGAAAAGTTTTTCCACAGAACGATTGCTGCTTTAATAGGAGCTTCTCTGGTTCTGGTTATTGGAGTTATAACCCCAGAAAAGGCCTGGGAGGCAATAGATCAGAATACTATTTTCCTTCTCTTTGGAATGATGAACATAGTTACAGTAATGGGTAAGAGTGGCTTTTTCCACCTAGTTGCTGCAAAAGCGGTTAAGCTGACTAAAGGTTCTCCTGCAAGGGTCCTTTGGATATTTTCACTCTTGACCGCCTTATTCTCGGCTTTCCTTGACAACGTTACAACCGTTCTCTTCATGGCTCCAGTTATGATAAACATAGCTGAGAAGTTAAAGCTAAACCCTATCCCTTACCTTATTGCTATAGTTTTGGCTTCGAACACCGGCGGTACTGCAACTTTAATTGGTGATCCTCCCAACATTATAATTGGAAGTATTGCAGGGAAGACCTTTAATGATTTTCTAATAGAGGTAGCTCCCTACGCAACTTTGGCTTTCCTCATTGGCCTTGTAGTTATGCATTTTATGATGGCCAAAGGAGGTTTCCTGAAGTCAAAAGCTACTTCAGAAGAGCTCCAAGAGATCCTATCTGGAAAAGTTGATGAGAGCCTCCTTGATAGGAGGTTAATGAAGAAGTCGGTTACAGTTTTCCTCATAACGATTGTCCTCTTCATAGTTGGCCATAACTTGGGCCTTGAGCCGGGAGTTATAGCCCTCTTTATGGCAACCATACTTGCCCTTATAAGCGGTCTTTCTCCAGCGTGGATTTTGGAAAAGGTAGAGTGGACGACCCTTATCTTCTTCATGGGTCTCTTTATGGTTGTCGGTGCCCTAGAAGTAAACGGAGTTTTTGAGGAAGCAGCCCAGTGGCTCATAAAGGAAATTGGAACTGACATTCACCGCGGAATTCTGATAGTAGGTTTTACTTCTGCTCTAATTTCCGGTTTTGTTGACAATATTCCATTTACCATGTCAATGGCTTACGTGCTAAAGGGAATGGAAGCTCAGATGGGAAGTGTCATGGATCCCCTATGGTGGTCCCTGTCTCTGGGAGCTTGTTTGGGAGGAAACCTTACGATAATTGGAGCTTCGGCAAACATTGTTACTGCTGATATTGCCGAGAGGAACGGCTATAAGATAGACTTCTTTAGGTTTATGAAGTATGGAACGCCTGTAGCAGTTATAACTGTTGTTGTAGCTATACTCCTTTTCTACGTTGAGCATGCCGTTTTCGGAGGTATTTAA
- a CDS encoding YqhA family protein, with translation MEFLEKLFEAFLWRTRWFVLFAVIFSLVASLSLFILASVEILEPVEHLFSNHFHVSAEEHEYLVGTIVGAIDLYLIATVLIIFSLGLYELFISKIDEAENDEKSSRILAIHSLDDLKDKLAKVVLMVLIVTFFKYAIHIEYKTPIDTLYLAVGVFMLALALYFTHKKH, from the coding sequence ATGGAATTTCTAGAAAAGCTTTTTGAGGCTTTTCTCTGGAGGACCCGCTGGTTTGTCCTATTTGCTGTTATTTTCTCCTTAGTTGCTTCCTTAAGTCTCTTTATTCTGGCGTCAGTGGAGATTCTAGAGCCTGTAGAACATCTGTTTAGCAATCATTTTCACGTTAGTGCTGAAGAGCACGAGTATTTGGTTGGAACTATTGTTGGAGCAATAGACCTTTACCTTATAGCTACGGTTTTAATAATCTTTTCTCTCGGCCTTTACGAGCTCTTCATAAGTAAGATAGATGAGGCTGAGAACGACGAAAAGTCTTCAAGGATTCTGGCAATTCACAGCCTTGATGACCTTAAGGATAAGCTTGCCAAAGTTGTATTAATGGTTCTCATCGTTACGTTCTTTAAGTATGCAATTCACATTGAGTACAAAACGCCGATAGATACCCTTTACTTGGCAGTTGGTGTTTTTATGCTGGCATTAGCCCTCTACTTTACTCATAAAAAACACTGA
- the fliG gene encoding flagellar motor switch protein FliG encodes MPEEKGGDKHRTERITGAQKAAILILTLPEDVAVNVLKRLKDHELVKLAKTIFSLGTIKKDMVKLVLREAYDELGEIAPLKTAPEELRRLLEKALPPDKLKELLEESMLTESGRVVFEELKKMDPKFIAKLIEKEHPQIIAIILSQLPPMKAAEVIQYLPKRLGVTNVREEVIKRLAQLEKISMKTLKIVTEALEEELANIGAGKEQTLSGLDIAAEIVNNLPKDIATELLEEIRKENPSLADAIEERMFKFEDIIKLDNRAIIEILKAVDKNDLLLALKGAPQEILDKFLSNMSKRAAQMFLEDLEALGPVKKSDVEKARKKVIAIIKKLAEEGKIELGGAEELV; translated from the coding sequence ATGCCTGAAGAGAAGGGGGGAGATAAACATAGGACCGAGAGGATAACCGGAGCTCAGAAAGCCGCAATACTGATACTGACCCTTCCAGAAGATGTAGCAGTAAACGTCCTTAAAAGGCTGAAGGATCATGAACTGGTAAAGCTCGCAAAGACGATATTTTCGCTGGGAACTATAAAGAAGGATATGGTTAAGCTGGTTTTAAGAGAAGCTTACGATGAACTGGGGGAAATTGCTCCATTAAAGACCGCACCTGAGGAACTTCGTAGGCTTCTTGAGAAGGCCTTACCTCCCGATAAGTTAAAGGAGCTCTTAGAAGAGTCAATGCTCACTGAGAGCGGTAGGGTTGTCTTTGAGGAGCTCAAGAAGATGGATCCAAAGTTTATTGCAAAGCTCATAGAGAAGGAGCATCCCCAGATAATTGCCATTATTCTATCTCAACTTCCACCTATGAAGGCTGCTGAAGTAATCCAGTACCTTCCAAAGAGGTTGGGAGTTACGAACGTTAGGGAAGAGGTTATAAAACGCCTTGCACAGCTTGAGAAGATATCTATGAAAACTCTAAAGATCGTTACAGAAGCCCTTGAAGAAGAACTTGCCAACATTGGTGCAGGTAAAGAACAGACCTTGAGTGGACTTGATATCGCTGCTGAAATTGTTAATAACCTTCCAAAAGATATAGCTACGGAGTTACTTGAGGAGATTAGGAAAGAAAATCCGTCTCTTGCTGATGCTATTGAAGAGAGGATGTTTAAGTTTGAAGATATTATTAAGCTTGATAACCGTGCAATTATTGAGATCCTTAAGGCTGTTGATAAGAACGACTTACTCCTTGCTCTTAAGGGAGCTCCACAGGAGATCCTTGATAAGTTCTTATCCAACATGTCTAAAAGGGCAGCCCAGATGTTCCTTGAAGACCTGGAGGCTCTCGGGCCTGTGAAGAAGTCGGACGTTGAGAAGGCTAGGAAGAAGGTCATTGCTATAATAAAGAAGTTAGCGGAGGAAGGAAAGATAGAGCTCGGTGGAGCAGAAGAGCTCGTTTAA
- the fliM gene encoding flagellar motor switch protein FliM — MSDEFLSQEEIDALLGGGESKEEEEKPEVFPFDFSQVEHLKKGGVPGLELLFERWVKVYREAIRRLVPQVTMITKESVYITRFNNFISKIPMPAAYSVVSMKPFKENFLFVLDSRLVFVVISVMFGGPAKPFKIEGREFTKLETKIIEDIVKIALESFKDVWKDVYPVELELKGIELNPTLARIVSGNEKVIVVECSMDVDGYEAPFFFCFPHGMFMPIKEIIYSEALFAEKDPVWEEYLKKKVLKTELKLTLELARMKFRLREILDWKVGDKLDLEVSKDSLLKLYVEDSPKFIARLGKVKNRFAALIYEEVDGNGGEKSGGTGEGMGGSSEGSGERTAGGN, encoded by the coding sequence GTGTCTGACGAGTTCCTTTCCCAGGAAGAGATAGACGCTCTTTTGGGTGGTGGGGAAAGTAAGGAGGAAGAGGAGAAGCCTGAAGTATTTCCCTTTGATTTTTCCCAGGTAGAGCATTTAAAGAAGGGAGGGGTTCCTGGGCTTGAGCTCCTCTTTGAGCGCTGGGTTAAGGTTTACCGTGAGGCAATTAGAAGGTTAGTTCCTCAGGTTACGATGATTACAAAGGAGAGCGTTTATATAACTAGGTTCAACAACTTTATTTCCAAAATTCCTATGCCTGCAGCTTATAGTGTAGTTTCAATGAAGCCCTTCAAAGAAAATTTCCTGTTTGTTCTTGATTCAAGACTTGTTTTCGTTGTTATAAGCGTAATGTTCGGGGGACCTGCAAAACCTTTTAAGATTGAAGGTAGGGAATTTACAAAGCTTGAAACTAAGATAATTGAAGATATAGTTAAAATTGCTCTTGAATCCTTTAAAGACGTGTGGAAGGACGTTTATCCTGTTGAACTAGAGTTAAAGGGTATAGAGTTGAACCCCACCCTGGCTAGGATTGTTTCGGGTAATGAGAAGGTCATTGTGGTTGAGTGTAGTATGGATGTTGACGGATATGAAGCCCCCTTTTTCTTCTGTTTTCCCCACGGAATGTTTATGCCTATTAAAGAGATCATCTACTCTGAAGCCCTCTTTGCAGAGAAAGATCCTGTTTGGGAAGAGTACTTAAAAAAGAAGGTTCTTAAGACTGAATTGAAGTTGACTTTAGAGCTTGCAAGGATGAAATTCAGATTAAGAGAGATCCTTGACTGGAAAGTGGGGGATAAGCTTGATCTGGAAGTATCAAAAGACTCTCTTCTTAAGCTTTACGTTGAGGATAGTCCGAAGTTTATTGCAAGGTTAGGTAAAGTTAAGAATAGGTTTGCGGCTTTAATATATGAAGAGGTAGATGGAAATGGAGGAGAAAAATCAGGAGGAACTGGCGAAGGAATGGGAGGAAGCTCTGAAGGCTCAGGAGAAAGAACAGCAGGAGGAAACTGA
- the fliN gene encoding flagellar motor switch protein FliN translates to MAAWQEALAQQEKSSSEPSESEGEEKCDGKLELIKDIPLEVSVEVGSTKLPLEEILNLHSNSVVELDRFVDEPIDIKINGKLVAKGKLYVVKDSYGVEIVQIITPEERLKLLEE, encoded by the coding sequence ATGGCTGCGTGGCAGGAAGCCCTTGCTCAGCAGGAGAAATCCTCCTCTGAGCCTTCTGAATCGGAAGGGGAGGAGAAGTGTGATGGTAAGCTAGAATTAATTAAGGATATTCCTCTTGAAGTTTCGGTTGAGGTTGGTTCCACAAAACTTCCACTGGAAGAGATTCTTAACCTTCATTCAAACAGTGTAGTTGAGCTTGACAGGTTTGTTGATGAGCCAATTGATATAAAGATAAACGGTAAGTTGGTTGCAAAGGGGAAACTTTACGTGGTAAAAGATAGTTACGGAGTTGAGATAGTTCAGATAATTACTCCTGAGGAGAGGCTTAAACTTTTAGAGGAGTAG
- the flgF gene encoding flagellar basal-body rod protein FlgF: MALTVQALYILAAGEERASEQLDTVTNNIANVNTPGFKKLLEEEMSQHIPNNGGNAYNLLVFPRFKATHVVLSQGPLKKTGAPLDLALEGKGFFAVKAKGGELYTRNGHFFVDALGRLVDSKGNPVLDISGKEIVLQGNKEVTVTKDGVVYQDGVRVAVLKIVDFDSVNPVGDSYYQGKGTPRATDARVLQGYLEGSNVNVTKEMVNLIEAQRRFEMYGNILRGLGQMNLKSNEIGKV; this comes from the coding sequence ATGGCTTTAACAGTTCAAGCTTTGTACATTTTGGCTGCTGGAGAAGAGAGGGCTTCTGAGCAGCTTGATACCGTTACAAACAACATAGCAAATGTAAACACTCCAGGGTTTAAGAAGCTTCTTGAAGAGGAGATGTCTCAGCATATACCAAATAACGGCGGTAATGCTTACAACTTACTCGTTTTTCCCCGTTTCAAGGCTACTCACGTAGTTCTTTCTCAGGGGCCTTTGAAGAAAACGGGAGCTCCCCTTGACCTTGCCCTTGAAGGAAAGGGGTTCTTTGCAGTTAAGGCTAAAGGGGGAGAACTCTACACCAGGAACGGCCACTTTTTCGTTGATGCCCTTGGTAGGCTGGTTGATTCTAAAGGAAACCCTGTTCTTGATATCTCTGGGAAAGAGATAGTACTTCAGGGCAATAAAGAAGTTACTGTAACTAAGGATGGAGTTGTTTATCAGGATGGAGTTAGAGTAGCAGTTTTAAAGATTGTTGACTTTGATTCTGTAAACCCGGTTGGTGACTCTTACTATCAGGGAAAGGGAACTCCCCGTGCAACTGATGCAAGAGTTTTGCAGGGATACCTTGAAGGTTCCAACGTTAACGTTACGAAGGAGATGGTTAACCTGATAGAGGCCCAGAGGAGATTTGAGATGTACGGAAACATTCTTAGGGGCCTTGGTCAGATGAACTTAAAGAGTAATGAAATTGGAAAAGTATAG
- the flgG gene encoding flagellar basal-body rod protein FlgG, with the protein MLRALWTSATGMEAQQTNLDVISHNIANVNTVGFKRSRANFEDLIYQDIRDPGVMSSEENRVPSGIQIGLGVKLSDVSKIFTQGSLIKTDKPLDVAIQGRGFFKIELPGGGEAYTRAGNFQLDDEGYIVTPEGYKLSPNIQISSPETVVNISISPNGKVYVVRNSGGEQVTEEAGSIKLYVFMNPAGLKSIGGNLFVKTDASGEPIEGDPNTDGYGKLAQGFLEASNVNIVEEMVNLIVAQRAYEINSKGIIAADEMLRTVASLKT; encoded by the coding sequence ATGCTTAGAGCTCTTTGGACTTCGGCAACTGGAATGGAAGCCCAGCAGACTAACCTTGACGTTATTTCCCACAATATAGCAAACGTTAATACTGTAGGTTTTAAGCGTTCAAGGGCAAACTTTGAGGATTTAATTTACCAGGACATAAGGGATCCGGGAGTTATGAGTTCTGAGGAAAACAGGGTTCCTTCTGGCATTCAAATAGGCCTTGGAGTTAAACTGTCTGACGTTAGTAAGATCTTTACTCAAGGTAGCTTAATTAAAACGGATAAGCCCCTTGACGTTGCCATTCAAGGTAGAGGTTTTTTCAAGATAGAGCTCCCTGGAGGAGGAGAGGCCTACACGAGGGCCGGAAACTTTCAACTTGACGATGAAGGTTACATAGTTACCCCTGAGGGCTATAAACTCTCTCCAAACATCCAGATTTCTTCTCCAGAGACCGTAGTGAACATATCAATTTCGCCAAATGGAAAGGTTTACGTTGTTAGGAACAGCGGAGGAGAGCAGGTAACTGAGGAAGCAGGAAGTATTAAGCTTTACGTCTTTATGAACCCTGCTGGCCTTAAGTCTATAGGTGGAAACCTCTTCGTTAAGACAGACGCTTCTGGGGAGCCTATAGAGGGGGACCCTAATACTGACGGTTACGGGAAGTTGGCTCAAGGTTTCCTTGAGGCTTCAAACGTTAATATAGTGGAGGAGATGGTTAACCTAATTGTTGCCCAGAGGGCATATGAGATTAACTCCAAGGGAATAATTGCCGCCGATGAAATGCTCAGAACGGTTGCTAGCCTTAAGACTTAA
- the flgA gene encoding flagellar basal body P-ring formation chaperone FlgA, which translates to MVKEEATVGGNRVFLSDVAEIKGNPLELEILRKVPISSSPQPCRSLTISKKEIAEKIVLYLKENRVSFKEIEVKGAPYVKVRRNCTVVGGERIKRLIEEFLKRNYPQLVLISVPTPSFKLPVKEFKDEVSLKSLGRNYARFVYKVYSNGELVKKVWLTAKVDRKVKVVTAKTPIPKGSLIRPDMVEFREIPSRQARGALSDLKNVVGKVANRDFLPGEVFKSRDLKPNFIVRKGKPVKVVYIRGPIHIELLGIALENGAVGNIIRVKNISTGKILRCRVEKDGSVTFLSD; encoded by the coding sequence TTGGTTAAGGAGGAGGCTACTGTAGGGGGGAACAGGGTCTTCCTCTCTGATGTTGCGGAGATTAAGGGGAATCCCCTTGAGCTAGAGATTTTAAGGAAAGTTCCTATTTCCTCCAGCCCTCAGCCTTGTCGGAGTTTAACAATTTCGAAGAAGGAGATAGCTGAGAAAATAGTCCTATACCTTAAAGAGAATAGAGTTTCCTTTAAGGAAATTGAGGTAAAGGGAGCTCCTTACGTAAAGGTTAGAAGGAACTGTACTGTTGTTGGGGGAGAGAGGATTAAGCGCTTGATAGAGGAGTTTTTAAAGAGGAATTATCCACAGTTGGTCCTTATTTCTGTTCCTACACCTTCCTTTAAACTTCCCGTTAAAGAATTTAAGGACGAAGTGTCACTTAAATCTCTGGGAAGGAACTACGCAAGGTTTGTTTACAAGGTTTACAGTAACGGGGAGCTAGTAAAGAAGGTTTGGCTTACTGCTAAAGTAGATAGGAAGGTGAAGGTAGTAACTGCTAAAACTCCTATTCCAAAAGGTTCACTGATAAGGCCTGATATGGTTGAGTTTAGAGAAATTCCTTCAAGACAGGCTAGAGGGGCCCTTTCAGACTTAAAGAATGTTGTTGGAAAAGTAGCAAATAGGGATTTCCTTCCTGGAGAGGTTTTTAAGAGCAGGGACCTTAAACCAAACTTTATAGTAAGGAAAGGAAAGCCTGTAAAGGTAGTTTACATTAGAGGTCCTATTCACATAGAGCTTTTAGGAATTGCTTTAGAAAATGGAGCGGTGGGAAATATAATAAGGGTTAAAAATATCTCTACTGGGAAAATACTAAGATGCAGGGTAGAAAAGGACGGTTCGGTTACCTTTTTATCGGATTAG